In a genomic window of Corvus hawaiiensis isolate bCorHaw1 chromosome Z, bCorHaw1.pri.cur, whole genome shotgun sequence:
- the LOC125319884 gene encoding general transcription factor IIH subunit 2 produces MDDEPERTKRWEGGYERTWEILKEDESGSLKATIEDILFKAKRKRLFEHHGQVRLGMMRHLYVVVDGSRTMEDQDLKPNRLTCTLKLLEYFVEEYFDQNPISQIGLIVTKSKRAEKMTELSGNSKKHVTALKKAVDMNCSGEPSLYNSLNLAMQTLKHMPGHTSREVLVVLSSLTTCDPANIYDLIKCLKAVKIRVSVIGLSAEVRVCTVLARETGGTYHVILDESHYKELLMHHVSPPPASSSSECSLIRMGFPQHTIASLSDQDAKPSFSMAQLENNSDPGLTLGGYFCPQCRAKYCELPVECKICGLTLVSAPHLARSYHHLFPLDAFQEVPLEEYKGERYCQGCQGEIKDQNVYICKVCQNAFCVECDLFVHDSLHCCPGCIHEHPAPVSV; encoded by the exons ATGGATGACGAGCCCGAGCGGACCAAGCGCTGGGAAGGAGGCTACGAAAGAACATG GGAAATTCTTAAAGAAGATGAATCCGGGTCGTTGAAAGCAACCATCGAGGACATTCTCTTCAAGGCAAAGAGGAAAAG ACTCTTTGAACACCATGGACAAGTTCGTCTTGGAATG ATGCGTCACCTTTATGTGGTTGTTGATGGATCAAGAACAATGGAGGACCAAGACTTAAAACCGAACAGACTTACTTGCACTCTGAAG TTACTGGAATATTTTGTTGAAGAGTACTTTGACCAGAATCCTATTAGTCAG aTTGGCTTAATTGTAACCAAGAGTAAGAGAGCGGAAAAAATGACAGAACTCTCAG GAAACTCAAAAAAGCATGTAACTGCTCTGAAGAAAGCAGTGGATATGAACTGCAGTGGAGAGCCTTCTCTATATAATTCCCTAAATCTGGCTATGCAGACTTTAAA GCACATGCCAGGACATACAAGCAGAGAGGTTTTGGTAGTCCTCAGCAGTCTGACAACATGTGATCCAGCCAACATCTATGATCTAATTAAG TGTTTAAAAGCAGTAAAGATCAGAGTATCTGTCATCGGCCTAAGTGCTGAAGTTCGAGTTTGTACAGTACTTGCCCGAGAAACTGGTG GAACATACCACGTTATTTTAGACGAAAGTCATTATAAGGAACTGCTGATGCACCATGTTAGTCCTCCACCCGCCAGTTCAAGTTCTGAGTGCTCCCTTATTCGAATGG gttttCCTCAGCATACTATTGCTTCTCTATCTGATCAAGATGCAAAGCCCTCCTTTAGCATGGC GCAATTGGAAAATAACAGTGACCCAGGTCTCACACTGGGTGGATATTTTTGTCCTCAGTGCAGAGCCAAATACTGTGAGCTTCCTGTGGAATGCAAAATCTGTG GTCTTACGTTAGTGTCTGCACCTCACCTGGCTCGGTCTTACCATCACTTGTTTCCTTTAGATGCCTTTCAGGAAGTTCCACTGGAAGAATACAAGGGGGAACG GTATTGTCAAGGCTGCCAGGGAGAAATAAAAGATCAAAAT GTGTACATATGCAAAGTGTGTCAGAATGCATTTTGTGTGGAGTGTGATCTGTTTGTTCATGATTCGCTGcactgctgtcctggctgtatTCACGAGCACCCTGCTCCTGTATCTGTATGA